The following proteins are co-located in the Vigna unguiculata cultivar IT97K-499-35 chromosome 9, ASM411807v1, whole genome shotgun sequence genome:
- the LOC114163359 gene encoding probable sugar phosphate/phosphate translocator At2g25520 isoform X1 — MGKGGSLSDSVVKKIVLSYTYVAIWIFLSFTVIVYNKYILDKKMYNWPFPISLTMIHMSFCATLAVLLVRVFRLVEPVSMSREVYLSSVVPIGALYSLSLWLSNSAYIYLSVSFIQMLKALMPVAVYSIGVLLRKESYKNDTMLNMLSISLGVGVAAYGEARFDAWGVLLQMGAVAFEATRLVMIQILLTSKGISLNPITSLYYVAPCCLVFLSVPWIFVEYPVLRDTSTFQFDFVVFGTNSFCAFALNLAVFLLVGKTSALTMNVAGVVKDWLLIAFSWSVIKDTVTPINLFGYGLAFLGVAYYNHSKLQALKAKEAQKKTAQADEEEGRLLEEREADGMDSREKKSVRGK; from the exons ATGGGAAAAGGTGGATCTCTGAGCGATAGTGTGGTGAAGAAGATCGTGCTATCCTACACCTACGTTGCCATATGGATCTTCCTCAGCTTCACTGTAATCGTCTACAACAAGTACATCCTCGACAAGAAGATGTACAACTGGCCATTCCCCATCTCCCTCACCATGATCCACATGTCCTTCTGCGCCACCCTCGCCGTTCTCCTCGTCCGCGTCTTCCGCCTCGTCGAGCCCGTCTCAATGTCACGTGAGGTCTATCTCTCCTCGGTCGTCCCCATCGGAGCCCTCTACTCCCTCTCCCTCTGGCTCTCCAACTCCGCCTACATCTACCTCTCCGTCTCCTTCATCCAGATGTTGAAGGCCCTAATGCCCGTCGCCGTTTACTCCATCGGCGTCCTCCTCCGCAAAGAGTCTTACAAAAACGACACCATGCTCAACATGCTCTCCATCTCGCTCGGAGTCGGCGTGGCCGCTTACGGGGAAGCGCGTTTCGACGCCTGGGGCGTGCTCCTCCAAATGGGCGCGGTTGCCTTCGAGGCCACGCGCCTCGTCATGATCCAAATCCTCCTCACCTCCAAGGGGATCTCGCTCAACCCCATCACCTCGCTCTACTACGTCGCCCCCTGCTGCCTCGTCTTCCTCTCCGTCCCCTGGATCTTCGTGGAGTACCCTGTCCTCCGAGACACCTCCACCTTCCAGTTCGATTTCGTGGTCTTCGGGACCAACTCCTTCTGCGCCTTCGCGCTCAACCTGGCAGTCTTTCTCCTGGTCGGGAAGACCTCGGCGCTGACCATGAACGTGGCTGGCGTGGTGAAGGACTGGCTCCTGATTGCCTTCTCGTGGTCGGTTATCAAGGACACCGTGACGCCGATTAATTTGTTCGGTTACGGGCTGGCGTTCCTTGGCGTGGCGTATTACAACCACTCCAAGTTGCAGGCGCTGAAGGCCAAAGAGGCGCAGAAGAAGACCGCACAGGCCGATGAAGAGGAAGGGAGGCTGCTCGAGGAGAGAGAGGCCGACGGAATGG ATTCCAGAGAAAAAAAATCGGTACGAGGAAAATAA
- the LOC114163359 gene encoding probable sugar phosphate/phosphate translocator At5g25400 isoform X2 — protein MGKGGSLSDSVVKKIVLSYTYVAIWIFLSFTVIVYNKYILDKKMYNWPFPISLTMIHMSFCATLAVLLVRVFRLVEPVSMSREVYLSSVVPIGALYSLSLWLSNSAYIYLSVSFIQMLKALMPVAVYSIGVLLRKESYKNDTMLNMLSISLGVGVAAYGEARFDAWGVLLQMGAVAFEATRLVMIQILLTSKGISLNPITSLYYVAPCCLVFLSVPWIFVEYPVLRDTSTFQFDFVVFGTNSFCAFALNLAVFLLVGKTSALTMNVAGVVKDWLLIAFSWSVIKDTVTPINLFGYGLAFLGVAYYNHSKLQALKAKEAQKKTAQADEEEGRLLEEREADGMGKRNDQQN, from the coding sequence ATGGGAAAAGGTGGATCTCTGAGCGATAGTGTGGTGAAGAAGATCGTGCTATCCTACACCTACGTTGCCATATGGATCTTCCTCAGCTTCACTGTAATCGTCTACAACAAGTACATCCTCGACAAGAAGATGTACAACTGGCCATTCCCCATCTCCCTCACCATGATCCACATGTCCTTCTGCGCCACCCTCGCCGTTCTCCTCGTCCGCGTCTTCCGCCTCGTCGAGCCCGTCTCAATGTCACGTGAGGTCTATCTCTCCTCGGTCGTCCCCATCGGAGCCCTCTACTCCCTCTCCCTCTGGCTCTCCAACTCCGCCTACATCTACCTCTCCGTCTCCTTCATCCAGATGTTGAAGGCCCTAATGCCCGTCGCCGTTTACTCCATCGGCGTCCTCCTCCGCAAAGAGTCTTACAAAAACGACACCATGCTCAACATGCTCTCCATCTCGCTCGGAGTCGGCGTGGCCGCTTACGGGGAAGCGCGTTTCGACGCCTGGGGCGTGCTCCTCCAAATGGGCGCGGTTGCCTTCGAGGCCACGCGCCTCGTCATGATCCAAATCCTCCTCACCTCCAAGGGGATCTCGCTCAACCCCATCACCTCGCTCTACTACGTCGCCCCCTGCTGCCTCGTCTTCCTCTCCGTCCCCTGGATCTTCGTGGAGTACCCTGTCCTCCGAGACACCTCCACCTTCCAGTTCGATTTCGTGGTCTTCGGGACCAACTCCTTCTGCGCCTTCGCGCTCAACCTGGCAGTCTTTCTCCTGGTCGGGAAGACCTCGGCGCTGACCATGAACGTGGCTGGCGTGGTGAAGGACTGGCTCCTGATTGCCTTCTCGTGGTCGGTTATCAAGGACACCGTGACGCCGATTAATTTGTTCGGTTACGGGCTGGCGTTCCTTGGCGTGGCGTATTACAACCACTCCAAGTTGCAGGCGCTGAAGGCCAAAGAGGCGCAGAAGAAGACCGCACAGGCCGATGAAGAGGAAGGGAGGCTGCTCGAGGAGAGAGAGGCCGACGGAATGGGCAAGAGAAACGACCAGCAGAATTAA